In Methanocaldococcus sp., the genomic stretch TTTACTAATTTAATAGATCGCTATTTAAAACTAATAAAATTCAAATTATAAGGGGATGTGTATGAGTGATCCAATAATAATTGCATTCTGTTGCTATCAATGAGGATATGGGGCTGCAGACTTGGCAGGAACCAGTAAAATGCAATATCCTGCAACCGTAAGGATAGTTAGGCTCCCTTGCACAGGTAAGTTTGACATTACTTATGCATTAAGGGCCTTCCAAAAGGGAGCCGATGCCGTTATGGTTGCAGGATGTAAAAAAGGAGAATGTGTTTATGAAACAGGAAATTTTAAGGCCGAAGAGAGGGTTAGGTTCGCTAAAAAATTATTAGATGAGTTAGGTATTGGTGGGGAGAGAATAGAAATGTTTTTCATGTCTGCTGCCGAGGCAGATAAATTCGTTGCCGCAGCTAATGAAATGACTGAAAGAGTTAAAAAGTTAGGACCTAACCCTCTCAAAGCTCAGTAAAGCCGGAGATTAAAGGGATGAGTTCTCTCGGGAACCCGAAAGGGACCGAGAGAACAACCGCCCCTATGTGAGGGGTTCTCCGGCAATTTAAATAAAATTTTTTAAAGTTTTTAGGGTGATTACCTTGGCAGTTAAAGTTGGAATGATACAGTTATGTGGATGTTCAGGATGCCACATATCATTGTTAGACTTACATGAAAAGTTATTAGATGTATTGCCAAATTTAGAGATAGTCTATGCCCCAATAATTGCAGATCCAAAAGAAATTCCTGAAGGAATAGATGTGTTTTTAGTTGAGGGTGGAGTTAGGAATGAGCATGATGAGTATTTACTTCATGAAATTAGAGAAAAATCAAAAATTGTTATTGCTTGGGGGACATGTGCCGCTTATGGAGGTATTCCAGGATTGGCTAACTTATACACAAAAGAGGAGTTATTAAATACTGTATATTCAACTGATTCAACTGATAATAAAGGAGAAATTCCTTCTGAAGAAATTCCTCCTTTAAAAGATTATGTTAAGCCAATAAGTGATTACATAAAAGTCGATTATATAATTCCAGGATGTCCTCCAACTCCAAAAATGATCGCTGATGCCATTATAGCGTTATTGAATGGAGAAGAACCAAAATTACCAGCAAAAATTGTATGTGATGAATGTCCAAGAAAGAAAGAAAATGTATTTCCTGAAAAATTCAAAAGAACATTTGAAGGAAAGCCAGATCCAGAAAAATGTCTATTTGAGCAAGGTTACACATGTTTAGGATTCGCTACAAGAGCTGGTTGTGGGGCAAAGTGTCCTAAGGCAGGTGTTCCTTGTAGAGGATGTTATGGAAAGACAGATAAATCCTTAGATTTAGGTGCAAATGCGGCAAATGTTTTGGCAAATGCAGGAGAAGCCGCTTTGGAAATACCTGATAAAGTAGCTCTATTAAACAGATTTACATTGCCAGCGGCATTAATTAATAGAAAAGTAAAATAACTTAGATAAATAAACAAGGGTGAATTTATGGGG encodes the following:
- the vhuD gene encoding F420-non-reducing hydrogenase iron-sulfur subunit VhuD — translated: MSDPIIIAFCCYQUGYGAADLAGTSKMQYPATVRIVRLPCTGKFDITYALRAFQKGADAVMVAGCKKGECVYETGNFKAEERVRFAKKLLDELGIGGERIEMFFMSAAEADKFVAAANEMTERVKKLGPNPLKAQ